ttctattgaaaccctaagtTCAAGGGTCTTTCTGTTTTTCTATGTTTCTATATGTTCAACCTTGTTAACAATTACTATGTCAACAAGAGAGTGTTGAATAAACATTTAATGTGTAATTCTATGCATGCATTATTTTCTATGTTACATGGCAATTTTATCcctaagaaaaatataaaacaaacatAACATACAACTAATGTGCTTAACTTATATTATAGACATTACTGCCTAATTTAAGCATCTACTCGGTTCTGTTAATAGCTATTGTTGTTACTTTTGAAGGTGACTCGGTTGGTACCAACTTTATGCCGCATATCATTACCGTCAATGCTGGCGAGGTATACTTGAGtgataacatattttaaattataaataagcaAGCATATAATGTTAATTCTTCTTTAAGAAGAGAcaattatgtaatgttatttactttactctTTTCCTGTTTTAGGACATTACAATGAAAGTTATATCTTTTTCGCAACAAGGACCACGAGCTATATGCATCCTATCTGCTAGTGGCGTGATTTCAAATGTTACACTTCGTCAGCCTGATTCTTCTGGCGGTACTTTGACCTATGAGGTGCTTCtcattgttttataattttcaaatattcatgtggaaattataaattttctttATCATCTGATTACTGGTATAAAGTTTGTGTTAATTGGTTCAATATCTAATGTATcatattttgtatgttttttcCTAGGGCCGTTTTGAGATACTCTCACTATCTGGATCATTCATGCCTACTGAGAGCCAAGGAACAATAAGCCGGTCCGGTGGAATGAGTGTTTCTTTGTCAAGCCCTGATGGCCGTGTTGTAGGTGGTGGAGTTGCCGGTCTTCTTGTCGCTGCCACTCCTGTGCAGGTAAACATTTGTCCATTAGCTGTTTCTATTGAGCTTATACTTATTTTTTGTTGGTAGTGTTTCTATTGAACTTATGGACACAAGGGAACTTATGGAATCATCGTATAACGTGTCCATTatctgttttcagcttatttttgtAAGCTCTCcgggatagcttatgaaaacagcttatagaatttattttagcttatgaaaacagcttatggaaTCATCGTATAAAAAATGACTTATACATAAAAACTCATaataagcgcttaattaaacTCTATCCTAATAGATGCGTTATATTCTCTATTTTACCAGGTGGTGGTTGGAAGTTTTCTGCCAAGTAACCAACAAGACCAGAAAACGAAGAAGCCAAAATCTGATTATGCAACAGCTACCGTTACCGCACCTATTCCAGTGTCTTCGGAACCACCTTCAACCAATGGTGAAAGGATAGATGTCATGTGTGGACACCCAATGCAAAATTCCGGAACATTTAACTCGAACTTTACTCCTCCCTCGGCCTTTCGCAGAGAAAACTGGGCTAACATGCACTCCGTGCCGGACTCAATGAAGTCTGCAACTGATATTAACATATCTTTGCCTGATAATTAAAGATGATAATCAACCCGCAATCACAAATCCACCGCTGTTGCTAACTACATTCATGACGGATGAGCTATTTATTTGTAATGTTTCCGGTGTTGTTCTGTATCGTGTAGATCGTTTCAAACCTGTTATCTACTGTCTAATTACCGTAGGATGAAGTAGTTGACTTGTGTTGTATGTTGCAGGCTTGCAGCGACGTTTCTTCATTATTCGTTGTTTAATAGAGCATATGATCACGTCGCTGATTAGGTAGATGCTGCAATGTGAAAGTATTTATGAGTAGGCTAATTTGGTTGCAATGAAAATTTGATGCAAACTGAAGTTGATGAAGTATAATTTGATGTCACAATTCACAACCATATGCTTTTGGTATTGCTCATTTCTGGATacatttttagttattttttgtAAGTATAGACAACAGATTTTTCACCTAAATTTACATGCTTAATATTATTTCAATGCTTCCCAACTGCATGTTTCAATATTATTCAATgttcataataatttttaataaaagatgaACATTGAATATAATGGAGCACATGCTAGTATTTTGAAAAGGATATAGTACTGTACTTTTTATTAGGCATGTTGGAAAAGGAATGAGAATAAACTTGGAAACATACTATGAAAATGAGTCATCAGTCTTGGGAGACTAATTTATCGATTCAGTTAACTAAGATATGTTTAAGAGAGTTTCTTTTGACGCTCTATGAGTTTCTTGCgcactatttttttattcttccgctacttaaataacagatattataaaatgagaattttgagaaaaaacacAGTCtattacttaagtagcagatgatGTTTGAGAAACTCATGACGTGCCAAAAGAAACACAGTCTATGTTTAAAGGGTTGAGTGTCAGTGGTGGAACaagaaaaaatagtttgatTGAGTGGGCCACAAATGTATCATAGTGTTCAATTGCGAAGACTAATTTATTGATTGAGTTAAGTAAGATAGGTTTAAAAGAGTTTATTTTGGCATCTATAAGTTTCTCGTGTGCCCTATATTTACTcatttgctacttaagtagcatatgttataaaatgagaaatttaagaaaaaatcaccgtccgttacttaagtaacGGATGGTGTTTGAGAAATTCATGGGGCGTGAAAAGAAACATTCCTATGTTTAAAGGGTTGACTGTTAGTGGCGGAACaagaaaaaatagtttgagTGCGCcacaaaaaattacaataatatataaattaaatacaaaaattatatcgaatataaatatataagtcGTAAAAAAACAGACACTATTTGATACTACCAAATTTTAAACTTATGAGCtcatattgaaaaaaaataaattgataccAGACTGTTTTTCacacgtttttttttctttgtttctttcaaCATACTATCGAATTTTGaagtaaataattaaaaaagtcaAGTATCTATTGCATGATGTGTCGGGAATGTTAATTCCGTTAGTCAATTAGGTCCAAAACGTTAGACGTTaaatgtgatgatgtggcattgttattagaatattttattaatttactgATTTTTGTAATGTCCATTatgacttttattttatttaacatcaatttaaaaaagaaaaaacataataaaacacATAatccaaagaagaaaaaaaaaacacaaccaaTTGAGAAATTTAGctatcttcttcctcttctctcCTCCCCCCTTCACCAGAACAGCACACGCTCCACACCTCACCACACCAAACTATGTGATTGCAACTTCTTCCAAATCCCAACAAGTCATTGATTATGCACTTCTTTCCAACATTTTCCTATATGAATCCCTTCTCTCAAACACATTTCAATCTTCTTTTTTCTCACAAACCCACCACCACACTCAATCTTTCCAGCATCGCTGCAAAACCGTCCGACACCAATGGTCGTCACCATTTTTCTACTCATTAAAGTTCTATCTCCTTCACCAAACGGATCGTTAAACTACCACCATCATTGTCGGAGCTCCGCCACTTTAAATACCGTTTCCAGTCACCCACGATGCCGGAtcttgaaatataaatatgagatTTATGTTTCTCTTCAACTCTTTGATGAAAACCTACCAATTGATTTTAAACCCGGCCGATTTCCGACCACTGCAAGCCAACCCATAGAAAACAAGCACCAAATCCTTGCTCCTAGTCACGAGCTCTCtctatttatcaaaaaattttcatttataGAAACCTTGTCGCCTGACCGCCGTCGTCTTTGCCTCGGGCAGCAAGAGAGAGGATGTCGATGCAATTTGGAGAGAAAATTGAAATGGAGCAAGAATGagagagaaattaaattattatgtttatgtcttttttaaattaatgttaaataaaataaaagttcatAATggacattaaaaaaatcagtaaattaataaaatattctaGTAATAATGTCACATCATCACATTTACCAGACATTTAACGTTTTGGACCTAATTGACTAACGAAATTAACATTCAGGGactattttttagttttccTTCATTCAGGGACTAACTTGACAGCGAGTGACACTTTCAGGGACCAAAGTGACTGTTTACTCGATGTGTCGGACCATTTTGTAAGGAGTTATCAATGTTGTTGCTTGCTTGTTTCACCATTTCGTAACGAGTTATCagtgttgttgttttgtttcatccTCCACTTGTTTTGTTTCCATTACGATAAACCATATTTGAGCATTAAATTTGCATGTGTTGAATTCCAAGATCCAAGAAGCCTCTTGAAATCATTTTCATGTCTCTTTGATTTAGATGGCAACCAACCAATATGACAAGAAAAGGACAGGCCATGTGGAGTTGTGATTGCTTTGAACATATGTCCGTTCGAGGACTATTAACATGACATGAGCGTTAATCGAAGAACTAAATAGTAAAATGAGATAGTTTAAGAAATTTTAGTTGATTAATAGTTGAAGAGATAGTGGTAATTTAAGAACTAAATTGAaagtttattgttattaaaattAGTAATATCCACCTTGAACTGGATTCAtccacctaagaatttctcccGAACAATAAACACTAGATTTTGGTTAGACCGTCAAATCTAGATCTTCTTCGGCCTTTAttttttgagttaattttaACCGTACACCTATCATCAATATCATTGAtcgtatgtttttttttttttttatttttttaaaaagcatTGATTGTATGTTATAGATTGAGATAGGTGGCTGAGATTGCAGCAACACCATTATGTCACTGGAGAGGATTCAAATCCTCGAACGGATCTGGATCCTATCCAACCATCTCTCTCATGTTTTTTTCCTCTTCATGCATTAATGTTAACCGTTTACTcatcaattaatattattgaCTGCATTTGGTAGATTGAAATGAGGTGACTGAGATTGCATCAACATCATTCTGCAATTGGTAGAtttctataatatttgtttaaacGTAAGattgaataaaacaaatttatgtTATCCCTCCAGTTTTTAAGAGGAGTCTCTGGTAATTTTGAGTTCAGTCGGAAGACAAGTAAAATCTGATCGATATTACTTCTagatatcaaaattttaaaataatatttatttaaactatttttattgggtacagaaaacaaaagaaattatttatttaaactgCCATTAGTCTCTGAATGTATTAAAATTATACATACATCCAAAATATCTCATATGATAGTAATTTTATGAACTAAATTGACCAACAAATATATTCGAAGACTAAAATTGACTATCTAAAAATAGATTAAAGGACTAAAACGACTAATAAAAGAGACATTTGTGGATCTGTTTAGAATTTTGATACattaagggactaaaatgaccGCAACTTACACATTCGAAGAACAAAATGGCAGTTTTCCCTTTATACAATAAGCTATTCTATTTGAAGATTATTTATAGAATTGATCAAGTAAGCAAATAACACAGAAAAAAATatgcatatcacataaaatCAGTAAGTTAGTACCTAAATGGTTATCATCTCTAAAAGTACTTTTTGTTCATGTCTCTAAAGCACTCTAACTAACAGAAAGAATCTAAAA
This genomic interval from Trifolium pratense cultivar HEN17-A07 linkage group LG6, ARS_RC_1.1, whole genome shotgun sequence contains the following:
- the LOC123892488 gene encoding AT-hook motif nuclear-localized protein 1-like, which gives rise to MEGREGNNSGVTVIGAEAPSTYHMAPRSEAPTQHGAVPESGSGAIGVSPVNVGLDGGTIKKKRGRPRKYGPDGSVAAVALSPLPISSSAAFVNEFSTAKQAKPKGMEFKQSKKGGVDPLGDSVGTNFMPHIITVNAGEDITMKVISFSQQGPRAICILSASGVISNVTLRQPDSSGGTLTYEGRFEILSLSGSFMPTESQGTISRSGGMSVSLSSPDGRVVGGGVAGLLVAATPVQVVVGSFLPSNQQDQKTKKPKSDYATATVTAPIPVSSEPPSTNGERIDVMCGHPMQNSGTFNSNFTPPSAFRRENWANMHSVPDSMKSATDINISLPDN